A window from Candidatus Coatesbacteria bacterium encodes these proteins:
- a CDS encoding 5'/3'-nucleotidase SurE, whose translation MLTDLRIIITNDDGVDAPGLAALARALADLGAVEVVAPAEPRSGCALASSFHAPLSVRELTLDGGLPARAVGGYPVDCVRLALCDGDGRPPALVASGINAGLNLYRHLPYSGTTGAAAEAALWGVPALAVSTGFLQGTDTWGRPADEDYHRAAAVAREVAADILADGLRPGHFLNLNVPGAVHGELRGLRRTRSYPFTIYARYAAEHPAGLLLRGRGHNPTPPPPDSDLGAVAAGYASLTDCPAAPDVDDGPFAPYWIRHDHPSLQTRDDDD comes from the coding sequence ATCTTGACTGACTTGCGCATCATCATCACCAACGACGACGGTGTCGACGCCCCGGGGCTGGCGGCCCTGGCCCGCGCCCTGGCCGATCTCGGCGCCGTCGAGGTCGTCGCCCCGGCCGAGCCCCGCTCCGGCTGCGCCCTGGCCAGCAGTTTCCACGCCCCGCTGAGCGTCCGCGAGCTGACCCTCGACGGCGGCCTGCCGGCCCGGGCCGTCGGCGGCTACCCGGTGGACTGCGTCCGCCTGGCCCTCTGCGACGGCGACGGCCGACCCCCGGCCCTGGTGGCCAGCGGCATCAACGCCGGACTGAACCTCTACCGCCACCTGCCCTACTCGGGCACCACCGGCGCCGCCGCCGAGGCCGCTCTCTGGGGCGTTCCCGCCCTGGCCGTCTCGACGGGCTTCCTCCAGGGTACCGACACCTGGGGCCGACCCGCCGACGAGGATTACCATCGCGCCGCCGCCGTGGCCCGCGAGGTCGCCGCCGACATCCTCGCCGACGGTCTGCGCCCCGGCCACTTCCTCAACCTCAACGTCCCCGGCGCCGTCCACGGCGAGCTGCGCGGTCTGCGTCGCACCCGCTCCTACCCCTTCACCATCTACGCCCGCTACGCCGCCGAGCACCCCGCGGGCTTGCTGCTGCGCGGCCGGGGCCACAACCCGACCCCGCCGCCCCCCGACAGCGACCTGGGCGCCGTCGCCGCCGGTTACGCCTCGCTGACCGACTGTCCCGCCGCTCCCGACGTCGACGACGGCCCCTTCGCCCCCTACTGGATCCGCCACGACCACCCGAGCCTCCAAACCCGGGACGACGATGACTAA
- a CDS encoding Fe-S-containing hydro-lyase, with the protein MAQNPIKLQTPLSEDDVRSLRIGDAVKLSGVIYTARDAAHARLIELLETGKELPFPIAGAVLYYVGPCPAKPPRVIGSAGPTTSYRMDPYTPPLLAAGLRGMIGKGKREPTVREAMQKHGAVYFAAVGGAAALIARSVKSLEIIAYQDLGTEAVRRLEVEDLPLIVANDAHGGDAYLENRKPYQSLALD; encoded by the coding sequence ATGGCCCAGAACCCCATCAAGCTGCAGACACCCCTGAGCGAGGACGACGTGCGCTCCCTGCGGATCGGCGACGCCGTCAAGCTGTCCGGCGTGATCTATACCGCCCGCGACGCCGCCCACGCCCGGTTGATCGAACTGCTCGAGACCGGCAAGGAGCTGCCCTTCCCCATCGCAGGAGCGGTGCTCTACTACGTCGGCCCGTGCCCCGCCAAGCCGCCCCGGGTCATCGGCTCCGCCGGACCCACCACCAGCTACCGCATGGACCCCTACACCCCGCCCCTGCTGGCCGCCGGACTGCGCGGGATGATCGGCAAGGGCAAACGCGAACCCACCGTACGCGAGGCCATGCAGAAACACGGCGCCGTGTACTTCGCCGCCGTCGGCGGCGCCGCCGCCCTGATCGCCAGGAGCGTCAAGAGCCTGGAGATCATCGCCTACCAGGACCTGGGCACCGAAGCCGTCCGACGTCTCGAGGTCGAGGACCTGCCCCTGATCGTCGCCAATGACGCCCACGGCGGCGACGCCTACCTCGAGAACCGCAAACCCTACCAGTCCCTGGCGCTGGATTGA
- a CDS encoding transglycosylase SLT domain-containing protein, whose protein sequence is MKATATARSWRRFWPVVPLLALLSCGPPEEPRLELPAPPEPTAADLLLVGDAAAARAYPAGLEPETPAAVYAAAQLAVHDGDYAVAAELLSGLDDRRARFQVVHLAVAGLLDVRPAELPPPGAEAILELGYGLALLNGGWEAEGLARLAPLDTGAVGCLAQLIRGRRLDPVADARERRAALERAWVLATPVLRRLVIDDYLALLDELGAGEGTAAGLREERAAVEAGTPLWDDLTYWRGLLAGPQERRELAWELADAETDDENARRRALELLSYDEVPAGELARTAALALELDQVTAAAELVDRLPAGPTANLLRGELEYARGRFGLALAQYENLFDDADLGGLARLYAGSTQYERDRTAEAAGLWVAVEPAVTPAALAGSYLERDAALTVAKAAYYRANLLRYSAPAAAAALYHRALAGGLTGKERARAGWRAGMIEAAAGNYSRAAEALASTDHDPAYAPHAVYWVERLAGLAVGAEPPRLTHWSYPFYELPGGGGEWWLYREPDGDLVPWGGLFEGCYSTFADPELTLLLELASSADDELYGAYREALLRYREREPLAWSAATLAEVRRRMEVGDYSPPPGLYFAGRALAETADGRLGGLAALPFAYPPAHLAATTAACADSGLDPLLLLALVREESRFDPDCVSRAGAVGLTQQMPATAALTADRLDLEDYDPRNPADSLRLGAAYLAEMLERYDGNLMLALAGYNAGPGNADRWRAAFAESPPDIWLLTVPFDETRRYITRVLGSYLRYRQLYRRESR, encoded by the coding sequence ATGAAGGCAACCGCTACAGCCCGGAGCTGGCGCAGATTCTGGCCGGTCGTACCGCTGCTGGCGCTTCTTAGCTGCGGACCGCCCGAGGAGCCGCGCCTGGAGCTGCCCGCCCCGCCGGAACCGACGGCGGCGGACCTGCTCCTCGTCGGCGACGCGGCGGCGGCGCGGGCGTACCCAGCCGGATTGGAGCCGGAGACCCCCGCCGCCGTTTACGCCGCGGCCCAACTGGCCGTTCACGACGGCGATTACGCGGTGGCGGCGGAGCTGCTGTCCGGGCTCGACGACCGCCGGGCCCGTTTCCAGGTGGTCCATCTGGCCGTGGCGGGATTGCTGGATGTTCGACCGGCCGAGCTGCCGCCGCCGGGCGCCGAGGCGATCCTCGAATTGGGCTACGGTCTGGCCCTGTTGAACGGGGGCTGGGAGGCGGAGGGCTTGGCGCGGCTGGCGCCCCTCGACACCGGCGCCGTCGGCTGCCTGGCCCAACTGATTCGCGGCCGCCGCCTCGATCCCGTCGCCGACGCCCGGGAGCGTCGGGCCGCCCTGGAACGGGCCTGGGTGCTGGCCACACCGGTGCTGCGGCGGCTGGTCATCGACGATTACCTGGCCCTGCTCGATGAGTTGGGCGCCGGGGAGGGCACGGCGGCGGGTCTGCGTGAGGAGCGCGCCGCCGTCGAGGCCGGCACGCCGCTGTGGGACGACCTGACCTACTGGCGGGGCCTGCTGGCCGGGCCGCAGGAACGCCGGGAGCTGGCCTGGGAGCTGGCCGACGCCGAAACCGACGACGAGAACGCCCGGCGCCGGGCCCTCGAACTGCTGAGCTACGACGAGGTTCCGGCCGGTGAGCTGGCGCGCACCGCCGCCCTGGCCCTGGAGTTGGATCAGGTGACGGCGGCCGCCGAACTCGTCGACCGGCTGCCCGCCGGACCGACGGCGAACCTGCTGCGCGGCGAGCTGGAGTACGCCCGGGGGCGCTTCGGCCTGGCCCTGGCCCAGTACGAGAACCTGTTCGATGACGCCGACCTCGGCGGTCTGGCCCGGCTCTACGCCGGTTCCACCCAGTACGAGCGCGATAGAACTGCTGAAGCCGCCGGGCTCTGGGTCGCCGTCGAGCCCGCCGTCACCCCCGCCGCCCTGGCGGGCAGCTACCTGGAGCGCGACGCGGCGCTGACCGTGGCCAAGGCCGCCTACTACCGGGCCAACCTGCTGCGCTACTCCGCCCCGGCCGCGGCCGCCGCGCTCTACCACCGGGCCCTCGCCGGCGGCTTGACCGGCAAGGAGCGGGCCCGCGCCGGTTGGCGGGCGGGGATGATCGAAGCCGCCGCCGGCAACTACAGCCGCGCCGCCGAGGCCCTGGCCAGCACCGATCACGATCCGGCCTACGCCCCCCACGCCGTCTACTGGGTCGAGCGCCTCGCCGGTCTGGCCGTCGGAGCCGAACCGCCGCGGCTGACCCATTGGAGCTACCCCTTCTATGAACTGCCCGGCGGCGGCGGGGAGTGGTGGCTGTACCGCGAGCCCGACGGCGACCTCGTACCTTGGGGCGGCCTGTTCGAAGGTTGCTACAGCACCTTCGCCGATCCCGAGCTGACCCTGCTCCTCGAGCTGGCCAGCTCGGCCGATGATGAACTCTACGGCGCCTACCGCGAGGCCCTGCTGCGTTACCGGGAGCGGGAGCCCCTGGCCTGGAGCGCGGCGACCCTGGCCGAGGTGCGCCGCCGAATGGAAGTCGGCGACTACTCGCCGCCACCCGGTCTGTACTTCGCCGGGCGGGCGCTGGCCGAAACCGCCGACGGCCGGCTGGGTGGTCTCGCCGCCCTGCCCTTCGCCTACCCCCCCGCCCACCTGGCCGCGACCACGGCAGCTTGCGCCGACAGCGGCCTCGATCCCCTGCTGCTGCTGGCCCTGGTGCGCGAGGAGAGCCGCTTCGATCCCGACTGCGTCTCCCGGGCCGGCGCCGTGGGTCTGACCCAGCAGATGCCGGCCACCGCCGCCCTGACCGCCGACCGGCTCGATCTGGAGGACTACGATCCCCGCAATCCCGCCGATTCCCTGCGCCTGGGGGCCGCCTACCTGGCCGAGATGCTCGAGCGCTACGACGGCAACCTGATGCTGGCCCTGGCCGGCTACAACGCCGGACCGGGCAACGCCGACCGCTGGCGGGCGGCCTTCGCCGAATCGCCGCCGGACATCTGGCTGTTGACCGTCCCCTTCGATGAGACCCGACGCTACATCACCCGCGTCCTGGGCTCCTACCTGCGCTACCGTCAACTCTACCGCAGGGAGAGCCGATGA
- the surE gene encoding 5'/3'-nucleotidase SurE: protein MTNQERQRTPHLLLSNDDGVHSPGLHLLARRLRELGELLICAPMFERSGASHAITLNRSIQVSEVAIEEGMDAVATDGKPADCVKYAVSNLYSRIGEPDPVIREDEPVPPVPYGPDLVVSGINSGLNLANHIFYSGTVGAAMEGAFLGIPSVAFSLGTFNRPPGGAPVPGALENAADIAARLCRRLLDIGLPPFTCVNVNIPNIEPDRIKGLRLTRHGRFGFDTRYKRDHDEGGWRLSGKMSEIDDDDSPELDYMAILENCVSVTPLDLDLNNRKLHRLLCEQGLDGSAP, encoded by the coding sequence ATGACTAACCAAGAACGTCAACGCACCCCCCATCTGTTGCTCTCCAACGACGACGGCGTCCACTCTCCCGGCCTGCACCTGCTGGCCCGCCGGCTGCGAGAACTCGGTGAGCTGCTGATCTGCGCCCCGATGTTCGAGCGCTCCGGCGCCTCCCACGCCATCACCCTCAACCGCTCCATCCAGGTCTCCGAGGTCGCCATCGAGGAAGGCATGGACGCCGTGGCCACCGACGGCAAACCCGCCGACTGCGTCAAGTACGCCGTCAGCAACCTCTACAGCCGCATCGGCGAGCCCGACCCCGTCATCCGCGAGGACGAGCCCGTTCCCCCCGTGCCCTACGGTCCCGACCTCGTCGTCAGCGGGATCAACTCCGGCCTCAACCTGGCCAACCACATCTTCTACTCCGGCACCGTCGGCGCCGCCATGGAGGGCGCCTTCCTCGGCATCCCCTCCGTGGCCTTCAGCCTGGGCACCTTCAACCGTCCCCCCGGCGGCGCCCCCGTTCCCGGCGCCCTCGAGAACGCCGCCGACATCGCCGCCCGGCTCTGCCGCCGCCTCCTCGACATCGGCCTGCCCCCCTTCACCTGCGTCAACGTCAACATTCCCAATATAGAACCCGATCGGATCAAGGGCCTGCGCCTGACCCGCCACGGCCGCTTCGGCTTCGACACCCGCTACAAGCGCGACCACGACGAGGGCGGTTGGCGCCTCTCCGGCAAGATGAGCGAAATCGACGACGACGACAGCCCCGAACTCGACTATATGGCCATCCTCGAGAACTGCGTCTCCGTCACCCCTCTCGATCTCGACCTCAATAACCGCAAGCTCCACCGCCTGCTCTGCGAACAGGGCCTCGACGGCTCCGCCCCTTGA
- a CDS encoding ATP-binding cassette domain-containing protein — MRQARLRHHLDELPRVFKTLAPWGWRLVVLVLLALPQAGIGIGVASLAGWAVEAFRTAVDGMGDWLIPALLGFFLLRSTFGALIGYISLKLSSRLQLELERRSFSALLGLPLLQTRGVGESASSLFFDTTKLSGGLLQLVTQTMMQLLQSLALWVYLVVLDWRPALLVLIVTLVIVLPLRLLTRRVGLLGEHYLDATRGYWSRAVDAAASPRLVRNFAAQEFERRSFNALGSRRLGLMLQRSRWSLLLGPLGEGFVVLVLAGALWLGIDALELASLDAATLGSAAVAVGWLLLSLRRVVGSLAPLTNTLVLHRRLRRLWSATREELAGPPPPLWSELRATGLGFAYPGAAPVFTRLDLTLRAGEHCHLSGPSGAGKTTLARLLCRLYPPTTGRLFADGRPVTDYGLSSWRRSALLVDQEPEFLPGGLLELVVYPRPPGEADLDEARRLLELVELDGLLTDGGREVNAGAVDLSGGERRRLALARALYHRPRLLVLDETTSFIDAAAEQRLLRSVRSELPGAALLVISHRERAAETAERHLRLDIQGLREM; from the coding sequence ATGAGGCAGGCGCGACTCAGGCACCATCTCGACGAGCTGCCCCGCGTCTTCAAGACCCTGGCCCCCTGGGGCTGGCGGTTGGTCGTCCTCGTCCTGCTGGCCCTGCCCCAGGCCGGTATCGGCATCGGGGTGGCCTCCCTGGCCGGTTGGGCCGTCGAGGCCTTCCGCACGGCCGTCGACGGAATGGGCGACTGGCTGATCCCCGCCCTGCTGGGCTTCTTTCTGCTCCGCTCCACTTTCGGCGCCCTGATCGGCTACATCTCGCTCAAGCTCTCCTCCCGCCTGCAACTCGAGCTGGAGCGGCGCTCCTTCAGCGCCCTGCTGGGCCTGCCCCTGCTGCAGACCCGCGGTGTCGGCGAAAGCGCCAGCTCCCTGTTCTTCGACACCACCAAGCTCAGCGGCGGCCTGCTGCAGTTGGTCACCCAGACGATGATGCAACTGCTGCAAAGTTTGGCCCTCTGGGTCTACCTGGTCGTTCTGGACTGGCGCCCCGCCCTGCTGGTGTTGATCGTGACCCTCGTGATCGTCCTGCCCCTGCGGCTGCTGACCCGCCGGGTCGGCCTGCTGGGCGAACACTATCTCGACGCCACCCGGGGCTACTGGAGCCGGGCCGTCGACGCCGCCGCCTCCCCCCGCCTGGTGCGCAACTTCGCCGCCCAGGAGTTCGAGCGGCGCTCATTCAACGCGCTGGGATCCCGACGCCTGGGGCTGATGCTCCAGCGCAGCCGCTGGAGCCTCCTCCTCGGCCCCCTGGGCGAAGGCTTCGTGGTGCTCGTGCTGGCCGGAGCGCTCTGGCTGGGTATCGACGCCCTCGAGCTCGCCTCGCTGGACGCCGCCACCCTGGGCTCGGCCGCCGTCGCCGTCGGCTGGCTGTTGCTGTCCCTGCGACGGGTCGTCGGCTCCCTGGCCCCGCTGACCAACACCCTGGTTCTACACCGTCGGCTGCGCCGGCTGTGGTCGGCGACCCGGGAGGAACTCGCCGGTCCGCCGCCGCCGCTCTGGAGCGAGCTGCGCGCCACGGGGCTGGGCTTCGCCTATCCCGGAGCCGCCCCGGTCTTCACCAGGCTCGACCTCACGCTGCGCGCCGGCGAACACTGCCACCTCTCCGGACCCTCCGGCGCCGGTAAAACGACCCTGGCCCGACTGCTCTGCCGCCTCTACCCCCCGACGACGGGCCGCCTGTTCGCCGACGGCCGCCCCGTGACCGACTACGGCCTGTCATCCTGGCGCCGGTCGGCCCTGCTCGTCGATCAGGAGCCCGAGTTCCTCCCCGGTGGCCTGCTCGAACTCGTCGTCTATCCCCGGCCCCCGGGCGAGGCCGACCTGGACGAAGCCCGGCGCCTGCTGGAACTCGTCGAACTCGACGGACTGCTAACCGACGGTGGACGCGAGGTCAACGCCGGGGCCGTCGATCTCTCCGGCGGCGAGCGCCGGCGCCTGGCCCTGGCCCGGGCCCTCTACCACCGACCCCGCCTCCTCGTCCTCGACGAAACGACGAGCTTCATCGACGCCGCCGCCGAGCAACGCCTGCTGCGATCGGTGCGCAGCGAGCTGCCCGGAGCCGCCCTGCTGGTCATCAGCCACCGCGAGCGGGCCGCCGAGACGGCCGAGCGCCACCTGCGGCTGGATATACAAGGCTTGCGCGAGATGTGA
- a CDS encoding 4Fe-4S binding protein, producing the protein MAAGRFKPLLLLLLVFLLVAPVPAGADEHPEENQGTLDPQAPWRLGVMGLLILGGGLLLARGLVQRWLRIAWGLVVGGLFGLLLIQHPSLVSSVWKPAAYTLQGGAVPATALFFLGLFFLASLLFNKSICGLTCHVGGVQESLYWLARPLRDKLGLKRPLRVPAWLGLVGRVLFLALFAALLLGLGYNLLRQVNPFHIFAGHGSWDWVLIALTGVLFLTSLLVYRPWCSLLCPFGLVSWLAERLSVFGVHIDRGRCIDCGRCVDEAPCNAMGRIYYRRGLPGDCFLCGRCVEICPVNAVIVAVKDRRRALENPRPGQPSA; encoded by the coding sequence ATGGCCGCCGGTAGGTTCAAGCCGCTTCTGCTGCTGCTGCTCGTCTTCCTCCTCGTGGCGCCCGTTCCCGCCGGGGCCGACGAGCATCCGGAGGAGAATCAAGGGACCCTCGATCCCCAGGCGCCCTGGCGCCTCGGGGTGATGGGGCTGTTGATCCTCGGCGGCGGATTGCTGCTGGCCCGCGGTCTCGTCCAGCGCTGGTTGAGGATCGCCTGGGGGCTGGTCGTCGGCGGGCTGTTCGGCTTGCTGCTGATCCAGCATCCCAGCCTGGTTTCCAGCGTCTGGAAACCGGCGGCCTACACCCTCCAGGGCGGCGCGGTTCCCGCAACGGCCCTGTTTTTCCTGGGCCTGTTCTTCCTGGCCAGCCTGCTGTTCAATAAATCGATCTGCGGGCTGACCTGCCACGTCGGCGGCGTGCAGGAATCCCTCTACTGGCTGGCCCGACCGCTGCGGGACAAGCTGGGGCTCAAGCGTCCCCTGCGTGTTCCGGCCTGGTTGGGGCTGGTCGGGCGCGTGTTGTTCCTGGCCCTGTTCGCGGCGCTCCTCCTCGGTCTGGGCTACAATCTGCTGCGCCAGGTCAACCCCTTCCACATCTTCGCCGGCCACGGGAGCTGGGACTGGGTGCTGATCGCGCTGACGGGGGTGCTGTTCCTGACCTCGCTGCTGGTCTACCGACCCTGGTGCAGCCTGCTGTGCCCCTTCGGCCTGGTGAGCTGGCTGGCCGAGCGGCTGAGCGTCTTCGGCGTCCACATCGATCGCGGCCGCTGCATCGACTGCGGCCGCTGTGTCGACGAAGCGCCCTGCAACGCCATGGGGCGTATCTATTACAGGCGGGGCCTGCCGGGGGATTGTTTCCTCTGCGGGCGCTGCGTCGAGATCTGCCCCGTTAACGCCGTGATCGTCGCGGTCAAGGACCGCCGGAGGGCGCTGGAGAACCCCCGGCCGGGACAACCGTCGGCTTAA
- the gatE gene encoding Glu-tRNA(Gln) amidotransferase subunit GatE: MTNPRDPHANPFEQVRDLPPAAELIAEPQRWTPELFRRLRFMGGLEIHQQVATKRKLFCRCPAVPMPDTPPAARIYRHMRPTLSEMGTYDGTALMEFKTKKNVIYELIDPVSCTYEMDDTPPFLINEEALAKAVAVARQFNCEVVDEMHVARKQYLDGSIPTGFQRTAIIGLDGWVPYKGRRIRIRQLSIEEDSCREVSDVGHDIVFRTDRLGFPLLEVVTEPDARDPWELAEICALLGDVMRATGMVRRGLGASRQDVNISIGGSTRIENKGVSKVGYIARLTCVEALRHQALLELRDELQARGLTELRPERRLFAAAEVGLPGPVAGALVLPGWNDLLDWRTQPDFSFIDELRGVVRVVACLDRYPYVYHRGDEGAWAVDDEVWPRLRRELQAADADAVVLVQGEEGDVQTALNEIVDRCNLAAREGVPRQTRQALVEERLVLPDGRRLSGVQTDFERVLPGADRMYPDTDHPPQALPRDAVDEIAERLPPPLWRRSGQYRAAGLPADVRRYLLREHDAAELYAELTDACPRVQPMLIAVTLVQTAKHLRREGLLPRLEPWILRRVFAAVDAGELAPDSLAELLAEFGGRLDNPEDPAAAEKLDELLDRFRIVDNAKARRLIEEVAAYTDGPTDPAKRHRYLMGRVRERLNYRFPGRRLAALVEEELAFRKTPARATA, translated from the coding sequence ATGACCAACCCCCGAGACCCCCACGCCAATCCCTTCGAGCAGGTCCGCGACCTGCCGCCCGCCGCCGAGCTGATCGCCGAACCGCAGCGCTGGACGCCGGAGCTGTTCCGCCGGCTGCGCTTCATGGGCGGTCTGGAGATTCACCAGCAGGTGGCCACCAAGAGGAAGCTCTTCTGTCGCTGCCCGGCGGTGCCCATGCCCGACACCCCGCCGGCGGCCCGCATCTACCGTCATATGCGCCCCACCCTCTCCGAGATGGGAACCTACGACGGCACCGCGCTGATGGAGTTCAAGACCAAGAAAAACGTCATCTACGAGCTGATCGATCCCGTCAGTTGCACCTACGAGATGGACGACACGCCGCCCTTCCTGATCAACGAGGAGGCGCTGGCCAAGGCCGTCGCCGTCGCCCGCCAGTTCAACTGCGAGGTCGTCGACGAGATGCACGTGGCCCGCAAGCAGTACCTCGACGGCTCGATCCCGACGGGCTTCCAGCGCACGGCGATCATCGGCCTCGACGGCTGGGTGCCCTACAAGGGCCGCCGGATCAGGATCCGCCAACTCTCCATCGAAGAGGACTCCTGCCGCGAGGTCTCCGACGTCGGCCACGACATCGTCTTCCGTACCGACCGCCTGGGCTTCCCCCTCCTCGAGGTCGTCACCGAGCCCGACGCCCGCGACCCCTGGGAGCTGGCCGAGATCTGCGCCCTCCTCGGTGACGTGATGCGGGCCACGGGAATGGTCCGCCGCGGCCTGGGCGCCTCGCGCCAGGACGTCAACATCTCCATCGGTGGCAGCACCCGTATCGAGAACAAGGGCGTCAGCAAGGTGGGGTACATCGCCCGGCTGACCTGCGTCGAGGCCCTGCGCCACCAGGCCCTGCTCGAGCTGCGCGATGAACTGCAGGCCCGCGGGCTGACCGAACTGCGCCCCGAGCGCCGCCTGTTCGCCGCCGCCGAGGTCGGCCTGCCCGGACCCGTCGCCGGAGCCCTGGTTCTGCCCGGCTGGAACGATCTCCTCGACTGGCGCACCCAGCCCGACTTCAGCTTCATCGACGAGCTGCGCGGCGTGGTCCGGGTGGTGGCCTGCCTCGATCGCTATCCCTACGTCTACCATCGCGGCGACGAAGGCGCCTGGGCCGTCGACGATGAGGTTTGGCCCCGCCTGCGCCGCGAGCTGCAGGCCGCCGACGCCGACGCCGTCGTCCTGGTCCAGGGCGAGGAGGGCGACGTCCAGACCGCCCTCAACGAGATCGTCGATCGGTGCAACCTGGCCGCCCGTGAAGGCGTGCCCCGCCAGACCCGCCAGGCCCTGGTCGAGGAACGACTCGTCCTGCCCGACGGTCGTCGCCTCTCCGGCGTCCAGACCGATTTCGAGCGCGTCCTGCCCGGGGCCGACCGGATGTACCCCGACACCGACCACCCGCCCCAAGCCCTGCCGCGCGATGCAGTCGACGAAATCGCCGAACGGTTACCGCCGCCGCTGTGGCGGCGCAGCGGTCAGTACCGGGCCGCCGGGCTGCCCGCCGACGTCCGTCGATATCTGTTGCGCGAGCACGACGCCGCAGAGCTCTACGCCGAGCTGACCGACGCCTGCCCCCGCGTCCAGCCCATGCTGATCGCCGTCACCCTGGTCCAAACCGCCAAGCACCTGCGCCGGGAGGGCCTGTTGCCCCGATTGGAGCCCTGGATCCTGCGCCGCGTCTTCGCCGCCGTCGACGCCGGTGAGCTGGCTCCGGACAGCCTCGCCGAGCTGCTGGCCGAATTCGGCGGCCGACTCGATAACCCCGAAGACCCGGCGGCCGCTGAAAAACTCGACGAACTGCTGGATCGTTTCCGCATCGTCGACAACGCCAAGGCCCGCCGTTTGATCGAAGAGGTCGCCGCCTACACCGACGGCCCGACGGATCCGGCCAAGCGCCACCGCTACCTGATGGGCCGGGTCCGCGAACGGCTGAACTACCGCTTCCCCGGCCGACGCCTGGCGGCGCTGGTCGAAGAAGAACTCGCCTTCCGGAAAACCCCCGCCCGAGCAACGGCCTGA
- a CDS encoding methyltransferase: MDAGIVTEEYALFGGALRLLQPRRGAKTSLDAVLLADFVSAGPGPLAELGLGHGAALLAAVHLGRAERGWGLELRSDLVELARFNAELNGLELEANQGDLRELDELPAGGFRRVIANPPFRAVGDGRRSPDPVRDAARRETTAGLADFLTAAARLLDPGGLLSLVFTVRRLAELIQTLVDHHLEPKRLRPVHPRRGAAARLVLVEARRDGGVGLTVEPPLLTHEGNRYSPELAQILAGRTAAGAS, translated from the coding sequence GTGGATGCGGGGATCGTGACAGAGGAGTACGCCCTGTTCGGAGGAGCGTTACGGCTGCTTCAACCCCGCCGGGGGGCCAAGACCAGCCTGGACGCCGTGCTGCTGGCGGACTTCGTCTCCGCCGGGCCGGGCCCGTTGGCCGAGCTGGGGTTGGGCCACGGGGCGGCTCTGTTGGCGGCCGTGCATTTGGGCAGGGCCGAGCGGGGCTGGGGGCTCGAGCTGCGGTCGGACCTGGTCGAGTTGGCCCGCTTCAACGCCGAACTCAACGGGCTCGAGCTCGAGGCGAATCAGGGTGATCTGCGCGAGCTGGACGAGCTGCCGGCGGGGGGCTTCCGCCGGGTGATCGCCAACCCGCCGTTCCGTGCCGTCGGCGACGGTCGGCGCTCGCCGGACCCCGTTCGTGACGCCGCCCGGCGTGAGACGACGGCGGGCCTGGCCGATTTCCTCACCGCCGCGGCCCGGCTGTTGGATCCCGGCGGACTGCTGTCCCTGGTCTTCACCGTTCGTCGGCTGGCGGAGCTCATTCAGACGCTCGTCGACCATCATCTGGAGCCCAAGCGGCTTCGCCCGGTCCATCCCCGCCGCGGCGCCGCGGCCCGTCTGGTCCTCGTCGAGGCACGCCGCGACGGCGGCGTCGGCCTGACCGTCGAACCCCCTCTGCTGACCCATGAAGGCAACCGCTACAGCCCGGAGCTGGCGCAGATTCTGGCCGGTCGTACCGCTGCTGGCGCTTCTTAG
- a CDS encoding GNAT family N-acetyltransferase: MSEIDHSIEPLTPERLDDYIKPCWVPGEDLADGAELKQELLREQLEEGFIGRLLYVEGRPVGLAEALPLRIAPFKLEGRHTAVLHCIWVKPDWQGRGYGRELLEAVRAAAAPQALAAFGFDFAGFMPADFFIHLGFRTLEERDNIKLLYLPPTDADPAAEPRVRWLPRNYQPASVPGKLVIEVFVDHHCPYAALIAQRVASAAREVDPLLIEVVVHDVSRRPDTLRLGKSLGVFADGEELFLGPLPRDQIVELLEEQLTRRGLR; encoded by the coding sequence ATGAGCGAGATCGACCACAGCATCGAACCGCTGACCCCCGAGCGCCTCGATGATTACATCAAGCCCTGCTGGGTCCCCGGCGAGGACCTGGCCGACGGCGCCGAGCTGAAGCAAGAGCTGCTGCGCGAGCAGCTCGAGGAGGGCTTCATCGGCCGCCTGCTCTATGTCGAGGGCCGTCCCGTCGGCCTGGCCGAGGCCCTGCCGCTGCGGATCGCCCCCTTCAAGCTCGAGGGTCGCCATACCGCGGTACTGCACTGTATCTGGGTCAAGCCCGACTGGCAGGGCAGGGGTTACGGCCGCGAGCTGCTGGAGGCCGTCCGCGCCGCCGCCGCCCCCCAGGCCCTGGCCGCCTTCGGGTTCGATTTCGCCGGCTTCATGCCCGCCGACTTCTTCATCCACCTCGGTTTCCGTACCCTCGAGGAACGTGACAACATCAAGCTCCTCTACCTGCCCCCGACCGACGCCGATCCCGCCGCGGAACCCCGCGTTCGCTGGCTGCCGCGCAACTACCAACCCGCCAGCGTGCCCGGAAAACTCGTCATCGAGGTCTTCGTCGACCACCACTGCCCCTACGCCGCCCTGATCGCCCAACGGGTCGCCTCGGCCGCCCGCGAGGTCGACCCCCTGCTGATCGAGGTCGTCGTCCACGACGTCAGCCGCCGTCCCGACACCCTGCGCCTGGGCAAGTCCCTCGGGGTTTTCGCCGACGGTGAGGAACTCTTCCTCGGACCCCTGCCCCGGGACCAGATCGTCGAGCTCCTCGAAGAACAACTGACGCGGCGCGGCCTGCGCTGA